The window TATTGCGTGTAAACTTAGGCTAATTATGTCCACTATGTCCGCCATGAGCGGGCCTAACACCCCCCACTGGGTGTAAACTTAGGCTAATTATCCgtagttaatatataatattgCGTGTAAACTTAGGCTAATTATccgtaggataagttgaattatgtTAATCGTTAATGTTTAATGATTAGTGATTACATGAGTTGAGTTTAGTGAAAAATTATGTATAGAATCGTTGAATAATTGAAGAACTTAGGTCTCGGAAATTATTTGTGAAGTTATTGAATGTGTATATAAGTGATGTGCAATGAGAATAATGAATAGTTGATataatgtaaatataataattcaGGTGTTTGGGAGATTGATAAGTAGGGGACTAGTGTTGGTGATGTATGTGAATGCTCGAAATTGAGTTGGTTGTGAATGGTTTGGTTTGAGATGAGAATTTTGGAAAACTAGAGGATTTGTAACttttgataaatattaattttttaccaaCTTCGGcgggccataacttggcttccagacccccaaattttgtgaaacttattttaaatgaaaattggatcCATGAAGTTTGTAACATTTAAAGAacgtactaaaaataatttttaatgaaaaaattatgCGCGTTCAAAGTTGGGTTTGAAAAACTGATTTCTGAACTTAGTAGCTTTATGCAACTTCCGATAAACGTGCGTATGCAGACATGTGCGCGCGTACATGGAACTTTCTTTATTACACACTCGCGTACGTAGGCAAGGGATGCGTACGCAAGACTATCAAATTTTACACTTTCACGTATGCGGATGGCATGCATACGCGGAACCCTGTTTTACTGAAAATggtgtttttgagttttgaaccATTCTTCTAGCTTTCAAAACCTCTGTAACTACTTTTTAAGGTCTGATAGCTAGTTTCTAGACATCGGGAGAAGAGTGAACCTATTGAGGGAGTTAAATTGATATTAAGGGAGGTTGTGAAATGAAGAATTTAATGAATGAAGTGCTGAAATATTGAATGAGATATGAGTAATAGTGATTATGAAAATTGATTATGATCGAGATATGATgaaaatgattatgatgttgacagatgaggatgaatgattatgatttaTGAATGGAGTTGATTGAGTGATAACGAATTAAAGTTAATGATTGAAATGCCTGGGTAgtacgcaagggttgtggttcgtcccacttgctctgggttaatGTTTGAGACACATGGGTAGTATGTAAGGGTTGCGGTTTATCTCACTTGTTCTGGGTTAGTACTTGAGACGCCTGGGTAGTACGCAAtggttgtggtttgtcccacttgcttcgGATTAAATTTTTGAACACTCGCCTGGGTAGTACGCAGAAGTAGTGGTTCGTTTCACAAAATTTGTTGCTTTACCTTCATTCTGGACTCTAAATCTCTAAATGCTTGGTTTTTGGTTTCTATGTGGTATATATTCTGTGAGTTTTTAGAGCATCATTCTAATCATCCAATTTGTAAATTACTTTTCTCTCCAATATatttgttccttttttttttccagcTTCTATGCCTCAATCTGCAATTTTAATCATCTTACAAtcaattttttataaacaaaggCAGAAACTTACAAATTAGTACTAAACTTAAATATAATCAAATCCAGTAAACATGATAATCAGTCAAAAACAAGAACAAATATGATGTCAAAAaattagtttatactttattatatagGAAAAGTACATGGAACTAAGAGGTGATCAGCAAAaaaataaacaacttaattaatttataattatatttaattaattttgtttgtttttaatttataatatttgatattaattgcttctcatcccaaattaaaattttaaatggtACGTTGTAGAAATAGGGGCGGGAATCACAGAACTTCCAACAATCCCGattcttagtatataaaaaaatttataaaatatataaaagaacatccatttagtatgaaaaagaaacattctgatacttagtagaagaaacatcctaTGCCTAGTATAAGCACCATTCACGTAGAGGTTTTGGATTCACCAGAGGCATTTGGCTGGTTTTTGGCTGATACCCTCTTGATTCCCTAGCATTGttgtattatatatgtattatactcattttttttcctgaaaattttatgtattactcattctacaagtattttatgatgagtaaaaattttaaattcgtaATACAAttcattatattaaaatttagtttcGTTTACttgattttgtaattcttttaagagtaatatatcgtttttgtccctaatgttTTTGTCCTCTTTAAATcgctaacgtttcaaaatcatctcaattttgtccAATTCTGTTAACATATCACTAACCAAACAACATTGAGactattttaaaatgttagaaacttaaatagaacgatttaaacgttaagaACTTACCAAAATGTTgagaacaaaaacaatactttacagTAAGTTTAAAAATCATACTCTAACAAACTCAGAaataaaactctaaaaaatatatcatcaaatccATATTTTACATCGATAAAAtctaacaaattttttaattacacACTCACAAACCCACAAATCAAACTCTTAAGAAATCtttcacaaatttttttaatCCAACATGTCAATGGTAAAGTCGGTTCGCTGGTTTGGCAGGGTGTGAAATTGTCTAATCCTGACGATATAACAGAGCTCTTTGGATCCATATTGCCGACTGCTGTATGTATTTTCATAATTTAGCTGCcccttaatttatttatttatttcttttttttttatgtgattCTTGTTATAAGGGCTGTAGGATACACATAATATGGTTGTTGATGAAAGCAAGTGTGTGTATATGCAGAACTGCCACTTTCCATATATAGGAATTAGGAACACAGAGTTTCATGCTAAGAAAAATGTTAGATCAGTAGTGTTGCATAAAAATTTGTAGTCACACTAATATTGAACTTGCCAATGCTATGTTTATGGCTGGTTAATTGGATAAAGTTTTAAATGTTGAATTACTAGATTATTTAGATTTAGGAATAACAGAGTATGAAGAATTTGTGCTACTTGAAAACATCTTTTAAAATTTACTTGTGTTTCTCATACTTTCAAGGTCTATCAGTCTATGTCAGTTGGAATCAATATTTAAGATTATATAATATTGTTTGATCTTAAAAGACATTTTGtggaataaaaaaatgttttgtcTGTAAAACTAAATTTCATTTTCAACTACTTAagcattttaattaaaaattaatacatCTGCCAATTTACCTATTTGCTTGCGTATTACAAAATGAAGAAGTAAAAAACTGAATgcaattatatttatcaaaacATGCTTATGAAATATATATTTCATTAGTAATTTTATGAATAACTACTTTTTCATAGTGACAACTGACAAGGATTtgtagccaatgagtaatagctcaaatggcataatctccccatactcatctaagaggttgcgggttcgagtcttcgtatctttggtaaaaaaaaaaaaatgacaagGACTCGTAACCAGAATTTGACATTATTCCTTTTCTGGTGGTCTTGCTCCGATTGAGCTGTGACGAAATCAACTTCATCCTCTAAGTGAGCAAGATCATATATAGATCTTAGAAAGCACATCAACTGCTTCATTTTTCCTATTCTGTACATGAAAGCAAAATCTCAAGATGCTTTCCTAAATAAGTAGCTTTCGAAAGTAGCATTTTTGACACAACTCTCAAAGCAATTGTGTACCTTTATAAATAGCCATCTTGGGGATTCGAGAAGAAAGAGCATGCAAACAAACTGAACAACTGTTGGCACACCTGATACTCCGAACATCCATCACCATGTTCCTGGAACCTGATCAATgaagaatgtgaattaatagCCAAAAGTAAACATAGCATTTGTAAAATAGCATCACTGATTGGTTCTCATTGATTAAAAGATAACGGCAAAATCACACTAATTACATGTTAGACTTTACACTGATGATCAGCAGGTTAgttaaataactaactaacagTTCTAACAGCTCAGCTGCCAGCTGTCTAACTGAACTGAATAACTAATTAACAAACTTCATAATTTGGCATTTGAATTGCATTTACATTTCATTTGGAATCAGGTAAGTAAATTATGATACCTCTGTAAAAGCAAGGTTGACAAGGTAGGAAAGAAACTGTCCAGCAGTGATCATAAGCACATTTGTGCTTACCAAAGATCCTCTTATTTCAGATGGCGATGCTTCTGCAATGTAGACAGGAGCAGTGACAGAAGCAACACCAACACCCAAGCCAacaaaaattacaatttataaaatcgaaaaacagacaAAGACTCAAATTTAAGTTACTATATGGCAATACCAATAAGTTCAGCATAAACATCAAATAGTGGCAAAGGCAGAAACACAATTTTACCATTAAGTGCTATATAGATTCTGTTGGTGGGTTTTCCCAACAGATTCCATATAAATTCCATCCCTATTCGCAGGTAGTGCAAATCACCGAAACCTATCTGTGAGGTACCCCgctcttataatatttaaaattccacgtgcaaaattaaatttcaaaattcataaaactatgaacactatccaaacataaaaataaaaatatttgaccaGATGGCTTAAAAATTATCAAATGAAAATTATTACTTAATCAACTATCTTGATACATAAAATCGAGTTCACAAGTGAATCAAGCAAGAATCAGTGAGCCAATataatatatgtgtgtgtgtgtgttaacaTTTCAATAAAAACTCAGTGTAAGTCACAACTTCAGCAAAAACTGAACAAGGTGATTAAAATCACAAATTTCACAACTTCTTTTAGCCTATCACTCAAAGTCTCAAACCAACACGTGTTATCttataaaaaaactttaaaagaagattaaagaataaaagaaaaggaaacaagcAAAACCATATTAAATGTTTTCAGTATTTGACGAAAGTTTTAATTTTAcgtcaaatatttttaaagaatttcAATTTATCTCTCTTCTAAaattatgaatgattgaatgtaAATAGAATTGTAacaaaaattacaatttataaaatCGAAAAACAAATAAAGAATCAAATTTAAGTTACTATATGACAATAATAATAAGTTCAGCATAAACATCAAATAGTGGCAAAGGCAGAAACACAATTTTAGCATTAAGtgcatataactaataaataattTGTTCTAAAATCAAGCTTAGCCAATAGATGAACAAAATGCAACAAGCAAGCAAGCATGATAAGTAATACTCACATCACCAGGTGCAGCTGATAATAGCGCTAAGAGAGTCACTGCAGCAGCTTGATAATCAGTTAATACCTTGTGTGCTGACTCATCGAGCTTATCCTGAAAAGTTTTAAAGCCTGAAAAAATAAATCTCCAAGGACTTCTGAAATATGTTAATGTAAAATATCAGTTGATTGCATGAAATACAGTCCTGCCAGTGAGATGTTAATTCCTGATATTCAATAACAAAAGTTAATGGTAGGCCAACTCTGATAAATATTTTCCCCTGATTGGAAATTTGTTTGTCAGGACTTAAATTAGTATGATGAGATTTGAATACTGTTTAACTGGAAGGTTTCCAAGTCATTATCTATTTCTTGGTCTAATTTGAAACTATGAATACGAGAACTATTCTAAGTGAAGCTAACCAGATAAAGGAATTAGAAGGAGATGCTCACTTtacattattatttattgttgttgtgGGAGAAAACAAAAGATCCCAACCTGCCGGATTCCATTGTTACTGCGCCATCAGGTGATCTTGGGAGAAGAGTAAAACTTGGGGTCCCTCAGAAACCTTGAAATCATCTCTGCCTTCTCAGCAGAAAGGTCTGTATTCTCCAGAATTTGGTCTTTTGATGCCTTGGCAATTGCTTGGACAGAACCAATAGCTTGACTAAGCTGAATTGAGCGACCAGAATGACAATAACTCAAGCGATGTGCATATGCTTATCATGGTTTCATTTCACATTTAAGTCAAATATTAGGTGATATAGCTATTGTTAGAGAAAGAAGATACTCCAGAGTTTAAACATCTATATAATCAAGAATCCTGAGCTTTATCACTGTTAGGTTTAGGCATGAAAAATCCCGAAAACTAAAATGAGAAGATGCTTCATAATAAAATGATTTACCGCATTTGCGTCGTGATTGTCAATGCCTGGAATGGAAGTAACCAAACCACTTTAAGGTAAAAGTTCATTCCTTGCACCGATTGCTGCTTCTTTATAACCATAATAAAAGTTCATGCATTAAATCAATATTTAAGTTTAATTCTTAAGTCCTGGAAGCTAATTATTGTATGCACTTCGCACAActgtaattatttttaatataagaaaTGTCAATTGGAACAACACATCAAAGTTGGTAATAAGTTTCAGTTTTCACCTCCAGATGAATTGTACATGGCAAATGATCAATCAGAACAAAATAAAAGCAACGTATTTAACTCACTTGAAGTATGACTGAATAAATGAATCGATTTGCTGTTTAGCTGGGAGCGTGATGATAACATAAAAACGTGCAAATTGTGTTCTCAATTTCTGAACTCTGTATGAGAAGAATTGAATCTAACATTAAAGACTCGAAAATCTCTTAATGAAATAGATAACAAAGTCCCAACTAAAGACTTGAAAACCAACAGCTCAGTTACCTGCTGAAGATCAGAGACACGTTGTTGCAATCCCAGttagtcacaaaaacaaatgctACAGACAAACCCCCACAATTGAAAATGAAGTCCTGCAAATAAGCTTCTCAAAATTAGTGGAGAGtcaatatttgaaataaaaattaaaagaacacaGAATCCGAATCTGTAAATTACTGGAGCAATAGAGACAAAATTAAGGCGAAAAGAATTTGCAGAGAGGAAAGTCGAGATGAAGTTGATAACAGAGAggaaaatatagaatcaagttaattattgactttttttttccttttcaattaccAGAGAGACCTATAAACTAATATAACAGAGAAAGAACACAATGAAAAAGAGTGAAAGTGCTGGGAGTGATAGGAACGCCAATGTGAGTGGATGACGATGCAGTGCGATAGAAAATAATTTCAACAAAGAAGGATCAGATTTAGAATGgtgaaataaaaaattgaaagcaattcTGAATTAAGGAGATTTACCTGTCAAGACAAGGAACAGTGGTGGCACCTGACGGAGTAAAAGAAAACCAGTGGTGGCAGCGGATTTCTTTCGACCAATGGCGGCGGAAGAGGTCACGGGTTTGCAGAGACGGAGGGAGAATCCACGGAGGACTTGCGAGGGAAGTCAGAGTCACCGACGAGAAGAGGGTTAGGGGTTTATGGTGGGAGCAGCGATGGTGGGAGTAAAGTCTCACATCGGTTACGTATGTCAGATCATAAACCTTTAAATTGTTTATGAGAAGAGTAACGTTTGCCGAGCCTGGTAACACGAGCTTGTGACCTAAGTAGGGGCATTATtggttggatttgggcttgaatAGGTGGCAATGTTGGTCTTATCTCTCTAAGTACAGAGTTGGGCCTCTTTGCCTGGGGCGAGGGCCTACGTGGCAACGCATGAGATTATAATATACTCACACAGCAGGGAGCATGCTCGATTCATTACAGCAGAGGGATATCAAGATATTGCATCCTCAGCCCACAGGCCCTCGTGGCCTTTCCAACCatcgttatttttttaaaaaaatttctcctGTCATATATTTTTCTTTGCACAACTATTACATAAtcttttttattcataatttttttagaaaaaaattatgcataaaataaaaactaaatttcaTACTAAAAATTTATAGCTGATCTAATCCTtataacttttaatattataatcaaatttttttaacaattaaaaattttttcctttcatatatttttttttgcacaACTATTACATAATCTtttctattcataatttttctagaaaaaaattatgcatcaaataaaaactaaatttcaTACTAAAAATTTATAGCTGATCTAATCCTtataacttttaatattataatcaaattttttaaacaattaaaaaaaatatccgtgcatatatttttttttgtgcaaCTATTACATCATCTTTTCTATTCATaacttttttggaaaaaaaatttagcatcaaataaaaactaaattttactcacacataaaatttataactaatcaatttaatccttataatttttaaaatttattaattaagtcaaattttataactatctataatacactagtaaaatggtcccctaaaatttatattgttgacaaaaaaattcacaaaaaatattaacaacaaATAAGCCTCTTTATAAcatttaaaattcattaattagGTTGAGTTTTATAACTATCTAGAATAAACTACTAAAATAGTACTCAAAAGTTTATattgttgacaaaaaaaattcacaaaaaatgTTAACAATAAATAAgccttttgaaaaattaaaaaatgagatgAAAAGAATtagatatatattctaaaaataaattttagagatcaaattttttatcaaatatttataACATTGTTCTAAGTTCTTATGCTAGATAAGTTTCACATCGGTCATATATATTAGAGCACACGGGTTTATGAAACTTATGAAAATGTGTAATGTTTTCCGAACTTGGTAACGCGAACATGTGACCTGAATGAGGACATTATTGTGATAGAACATGGGCTTGGATATTTTTGGTTGGGTTAAATGGGTTTACAATATGCTATCCTGTCCTCTCCAAGTTGAGAGTTGGGCCTCGGGACTTGGGCGTAGGTTGGAGGACAAAGGGATAACAGGCTGTTGCACTCTCGGCCCACATGGTCTGGTATGTCTTGCTCATAAagcatcacttttttttttctaactaaTCACTTTTTTGGCTGGATAGGATTGAGGGAGGGGTGGAGGGAGAGACCGAAGAGATGCTGGGGAGTGGGTGGGGTGgggttttacttttttttaaatattatttttattaacaatgAAGGGtaatatagtaaaaaaaataaaattgaagtgaaaaaggacaattttataatgttttgtagtgttgaggatgattttaataacaaaaaaaaagttagggacgattttgattttcaccccagaccttagggacgaaaacAGTACTTAACCATAAATTTATTAgtgtgaaatttaatttttatctaattttaaatttttgtttttccaaaaaataTGAATAGAAAAGATTATTTAATGGTTGtgcaaaaaaatatatgaaaggagatttgttttttaattgttttgaaaaaaaattcaattgtaataaaaacaaaaaataaaaaatatggtaGGTCCATTCCACCAGGTCGAGCGAGCTGAGGAAACAGTGACCTCGGCAAACATAATTCTTCTCATAAATTATATAAACTTTCTTCATTTAGATATATGCCCGATGTGAGACTTTACTCCCACCATCGCAGGTCCCAACATAAACCCCTAACCCTCTTCTCGGCGGTGACTCTGAATTCCCTCGCAAGTCCTCCGTGGATTCTCCCTCCGTCGCTGCAAACCCGTGACCTCTTCCGCTGCCACCACTGGTTTTCTTTTACTCCGTCAGGTGCCACCACTGTTCCTTGTCTTGACAGGTAAATCTCCTTAATTCAgaattgctttcaattttttatttcacCATTCTGAATCTGATCCTTCTTTGTTGAAATTATTTTCTATCGCACTGCATCGTCATCCACTCACATTGGCGTTCCTATCACTctatttcattttgttgtttctctGTTATATTGGTTTATAGGTCTCTCTggtaattgaaaaggaaaaaaaaagagtcaataattaacttgattctatattttattttctgttatcaACTTCATCTCGACTTTCCTCTCTGCAAATTCTTTTCGCCTTAATTTTGTCCCTATTACTCCTGTAACGTTTATTTCAAATACTGACTCTCCACAAAAAATTGTGTTAAATTGAATAAAAGTTGAGGATTAGGCACAAAAGTTGATGGTTCAATGGTTAGGCACACCCAGCATTGTGGATTAGTGGTGCAGCAGCTTGTGATCCCTCCACTGTTGGGAGCCAGAGGTATTCGCTGCTCTGTTAAACCAGCCTGACGCAGTGCCCTCTAGCCTACGAGCCAGGACATTCGAGCCTTCGCTCGGGAGCCAGGGCCCAACTCTCAACTTGGAGCGGGCAAGCCAGCATAGTGCAAGCTTCTAATCCCACCAAGCGTAGCCTAAACCATGTTCCATCACCTTGGTGCCCTCACTTAAGTCACAAGTTGGGGTTACTCAACTCGGCGGACTAAACCAACTCTCTCagacattaaaaatatttataaaacttttttattaCCTGATGTGGGACAAATTTGGTGTTATCTAAGGATGAACATGAGATTTTCTAATTATCGTTAACTCTTAACttcaagtacttttattaatgGAATTGTAAATTACAAGTATTAATCCTTTCTATCAAATCATTGTAAGACTATGCACCAATAAAAACACGTGCGTGTAATTACATGAGATTTAGATATTAGTATTTAGATATGCTTGGAGGGTGCCATTATTAACCACTCAAAACGTTGAACCTGCAAGTCAAAGTGTCAAACTATATATAAAGGGACATAGATATTTAACAAACCAAGATCACAATTCATGTAACAAATTATAAAGTggtgaagaaaaaagaaaagaaatcagaGATAAGAGAAAATGGCTACACTAGGTGGCAATCGTGTGGTTGAAGGAAGCCAGAACAGCATTGAGATCCAGAACCTTGCTCGCTTTGCTCTTGAAGAACATAACAAAAAttcggttcttcttcttcttcttcgtcttctacttctgtttctaatttttttcccagataaaataaataattcattttaatttggGTTATTTTTGTCACTTAATTAATGTCTTGTGCTTTATGTTAGTATGTTAGTGCGGTTATTATTCAAAATGgggtttattattctatttttatgtttGTATGATTTGAAGTAATACTTTTAGTTCGAATGAATTTGAGAAAATATAAgtgattaatatttttgtatttgaataatatgtatataatttctaatttctgctgcagaattcaagcttggagcTTGTGAGGGTGATAAGTGCAAAGGAGCAAGTAGTTGCTGGAAGCATATATGAAATAACTATGGAGGCAAAAGATGGTGATGAGAAGAAACAAGTTTATGAAGCCAAAGTGTTGGTGAAGCCATGGTTGAACTTCAAGGAGCTGCAAGAGTTCAAGCTTGTtactgatgatgataatgaaaatgATAATGCTGCTTCAGTGTCTAGAGCACTTATCTAGCTATGTATTTAATTTTCACTAATATATGTATGGAATAAATGTAGCTATACTCTGAAATACTATAATGGGTGTAATATTAATATATCATCAACAGAAtgtataaaaagttaaaaattacttATTGATGGAACATGGAAGTTATAATTGAGAGTAGGGTGACATTTACTTACTGACTTGCATTATTGCATGCTTTACAACCAAAATTTTTCTATTTGAGTTTCTTTATGACCTTAAAACATGCTAACTAAAGTACTATAGTGTGAAGAAAATAAAACTATCCTTCCAATAGAAGTTGTTATTTTTTGCAGAGTTCATATGTTAGTTTAATTATAATTGTTTATTTACTGTGTTTCAATAAAgaataacaaaaaagaagaaatgacACTCATAAGGAAAAATGCATGCACATAAGCTGATAATAATTGTTG is drawn from Arachis hypogaea cultivar Tifrunner chromosome 12, arahy.Tifrunner.gnm2.J5K5, whole genome shotgun sequence and contains these coding sequences:
- the LOC112726675 gene encoding cysteine proteinase inhibitor, with product MATLGGNRVVEGSQNSIEIQNLARFALEEHNKNSNSSLELVRVISAKEQVVAGSIYEITMEAKDGDEKKQVYEAKVLVKPWLNFKELQEFKLVTDDDNENDNAASVSRALI